In Miscanthus floridulus cultivar M001 unplaced genomic scaffold, ASM1932011v1 fs_373_1, whole genome shotgun sequence, the following are encoded in one genomic region:
- the LOC136531554 gene encoding uncharacterized protein: protein MKYDLERKKWDISNRKCLMVAKSNISDAIRGSIPNYDTATKYLKKVESQFIGSSKAYASTLLKKLFNEKYTGGGIREHILKMSNTALKMKPIDLGLKDEFLIHLVFASLPKEYETFVVNYNMQPDKWDIEKLIAMCVQEEKRLKSLQGDSANLVKDKKKNFNKNAKP, encoded by the coding sequence ATGAAGTATGATCTCGAGCGCAAGAAGTGGGACATCTcgaaccgcaagtgcttgatggtggccaaGTCCAATATTTCAGATGCTATAAGGGGGTCTATCCCAAACTATGATACCGCCACTAAGTACcttaagaaggtggagagtcagttcattggctcttctaaggcttatgctagtacattgctcaagaaattattcaatgagaaatatactggtggcggtatcagagagcacattttgaagatgagcaacacggctttAAAGATGAAGCCAAttgatttggggctcaaggatgagttcttgattcatttggtttttgcttccttgccaaaggaatatgaaacatttgttgttaactacaacatgcagcccgacAAGTGGGACATAGAAAAACTTAttgcaatgtgtgttcaagaagagaaAAGACTGAAGTCCTtacagggtgactctgctaaccttgtcaaggataagaaaaagaacttcaataagaatgccaaaccttaA